The Ignavibacteriales bacterium genome has a segment encoding these proteins:
- the ptsP gene encoding phosphoenolpyruvate--protein phosphotransferase produces the protein MKSDSENIMKGIGAAPGIAISQAFIYKKEKEEITNEAITDIDEALENLDTALEKSKKELRKIFSLAVDKLGEKRAAIFDAQIMILDDPILVSTLQNRIKKEMRIPEYIVNDEISKYTDLMNRSHEPYMKERSHDIEDIKNRIIRNLKKKKWKSKITSDVVVVTSFVSPSDTVLFSRVNVKGYVTDFGGLTSHAAIVARSLNIPAVVGLHDASNRIKEGDLLIIDGFKGEVLINPDEKQLHYYQKKINQLQKQDTELNKLRELPAITLDGKEIQLYANLELIDEIELINQNGAKGIGLVRTEQLFEEYEAFPDEDEQYKVYQTIAERIYPETVIIRTFDIGGDKVLPVDFKEPNPFLGWRGIRLLLDSPQLFKSQIRAILRASSHKNLKLMLPMITSMLEIKKSKEIINSCKEELRKEGKGFDKHIGVGIMIEVPSAAVLINDFAEEVDFVSIGTNDLIQYILAVDRGNEIVSSLYQEFHPAVVRTLHHIISEGKKAGTMVSMCGEMAADPFAVPLLIGLGLDSISISASAVPLIKKIIRNLNFKELQMLAAECLVFKTEKEINNRMRHFFNEKEKDHIKNLY, from the coding sequence ATGAAATCTGATAGTGAAAATATTATGAAGGGGATTGGCGCCGCTCCCGGTATAGCAATATCTCAAGCTTTCATTTACAAGAAAGAAAAAGAAGAAATTACAAATGAAGCGATTACAGATATTGATGAAGCACTTGAAAACCTCGATACAGCTCTCGAAAAATCCAAAAAAGAATTAAGAAAAATATTTTCACTTGCTGTTGATAAGCTGGGCGAGAAACGTGCGGCAATTTTCGATGCGCAGATTATGATCCTTGACGATCCGATCTTAGTATCAACTTTGCAAAATAGAATTAAAAAAGAAATGCGTATTCCTGAATACATTGTTAACGATGAAATTTCCAAATATACCGACTTGATGAATCGATCTCATGAACCATATATGAAAGAACGCTCGCATGATATCGAAGATATCAAAAATAGAATCATCCGCAATCTCAAAAAGAAAAAATGGAAATCAAAAATAACAAGTGACGTTGTTGTTGTTACCTCATTTGTTTCGCCTTCAGATACAGTTCTTTTCTCGCGTGTAAACGTTAAGGGTTACGTGACTGATTTTGGTGGTTTGACTTCACATGCAGCGATTGTTGCCCGTTCACTTAACATTCCCGCCGTTGTAGGATTGCATGATGCTTCCAACAGAATAAAAGAAGGGGATTTGCTAATTATTGACGGGTTCAAAGGAGAAGTTTTAATTAATCCGGATGAAAAACAACTTCACTACTATCAGAAGAAAATTAATCAGTTACAAAAGCAGGATACCGAATTAAATAAACTTCGAGAACTGCCCGCAATTACGCTTGATGGAAAAGAGATTCAACTCTATGCAAATCTTGAACTGATTGACGAAATCGAATTAATCAATCAGAATGGTGCAAAGGGTATTGGACTTGTTCGAACCGAACAATTGTTCGAAGAATATGAAGCATTCCCGGATGAAGATGAACAATACAAAGTTTACCAGACTATTGCCGAAAGGATCTATCCGGAAACTGTCATTATCCGTACTTTTGATATTGGAGGAGACAAAGTTTTACCGGTTGATTTTAAAGAACCTAATCCGTTTCTCGGATGGCGCGGAATCAGACTTCTTCTTGATAGTCCCCAGCTCTTCAAGTCGCAGATTCGTGCAATTTTAAGAGCGAGCTCACATAAAAATTTGAAATTAATGTTACCAATGATCACATCAATGCTTGAAATTAAAAAATCAAAAGAAATTATTAATTCGTGTAAAGAAGAGTTAAGAAAGGAAGGTAAAGGTTTCGATAAACATATCGGTGTTGGTATAATGATCGAGGTTCCTTCTGCAGCTGTTTTAATTAATGATTTTGCAGAAGAAGTAGATTTTGTTAGTATCGGCACGAATGATCTAATCCAATATATTCTTGCGGTTGACCGTGGGAATGAAATTGTTTCGAGTCTTTATCAAGAATTTCATCCGGCAGTTGTTAGAACATTACACCACATTATTAGCGAAGGTAAAAAAGCCGGAACTATGGTCAGTATGTGCGGAGAGATGGCTGCTGATCCGTTTGCAGTCCCATTACTAATCGGTCTTGGATTGGACTCGATTAGTATTTCAGCTTCGGCGGTGCCGTTAATAAAAAAAATTATTAGAAATCTTAATTTTAAAGAACTGCAAATGCTTGCGGCTGAATGTCTGGTCTTCAAAACTGAAAAAGAAATTAATAATCGTATGCGCCATTTCTTTAATGAAAAAGAAAAAGACCATATTAAAAACTTATATTGA
- a CDS encoding bifunctional phosphoglucose/phosphomannose isomerase, producing MNLQEMMSKLDTENQFKVLTNSYQQIEYAWNNDFDVSTIDKSKIKNIIVTGLGGSAIGGELLQNFFRSELNYPYLVNRNYELPPYANEETLVIASSYSGNTEETIAALNQAISKKCKIVCVSTGGKIEEIAKKNNIPFAKLLKGFQPRFALWINFFTLLKTLHSLKLVPDQTENVRQAIELLKRKGTEYSKPTNEALEIAEKILGFTPLVYAVSDYTSAVGTRWKGQFNENAKQHAFFGYLPELDHNEILGWEGYKPTMNFKLINIIDNAYHQQVKKRYELTSEMVRKAGGEIIEVKSTEANAKLRLIDSIYLGDWATYYLALMRGFDPSSINSINYLKAHL from the coding sequence ATGAATTTGCAAGAAATGATGTCGAAATTGGATACTGAAAATCAGTTCAAAGTATTAACTAATTCGTATCAACAAATAGAATATGCGTGGAATAATGATTTCGATGTTTCAACAATAGATAAGTCGAAAATTAAAAATATTATTGTCACTGGCCTTGGCGGTTCAGCAATCGGCGGGGAACTCCTTCAAAACTTTTTTAGATCGGAGCTGAACTATCCTTACCTTGTTAATCGAAATTATGAATTACCTCCTTACGCTAACGAAGAAACTTTGGTTATAGCTTCTTCATATTCCGGCAACACGGAAGAAACAATCGCCGCACTGAACCAGGCAATTAGTAAAAAATGTAAGATCGTTTGCGTCTCAACAGGAGGAAAGATAGAAGAGATAGCAAAAAAAAATAATATCCCTTTTGCCAAATTGTTGAAAGGATTTCAACCGAGGTTCGCACTTTGGATAAATTTTTTTACATTGCTAAAGACACTTCATTCGTTGAAATTAGTACCGGATCAAACAGAAAATGTACGACAAGCAATTGAGCTGTTAAAGCGAAAAGGAACCGAATATTCAAAACCGACCAATGAAGCTTTAGAAATTGCCGAAAAAATATTGGGCTTTACACCATTGGTTTATGCTGTAAGTGATTATACATCAGCAGTTGGAACTCGCTGGAAAGGTCAATTCAATGAAAATGCTAAACAGCATGCGTTCTTTGGTTATTTGCCGGAACTTGATCATAATGAAATTTTAGGTTGGGAAGGTTATAAACCAACAATGAATTTTAAATTGATCAACATTATTGACAACGCTTATCATCAACAAGTTAAGAAAAGATATGAATTGACATCCGAAATGGTTCGGAAAGCCGGCGGAGAAATAATCGAGGTTAAAAGCACAGAAGCTAATGCGAAATTACGTCTGATTGATTCAATTTATCTTGGCGATTGGGCAACATATTATTTGGCATTGATGCGCGGATTTGATCCGTCGTCAATTAATAGTATAAACTATCTAAAGGCACATCTTTGA
- a CDS encoding BamA/TamA family outer membrane protein, protein MIKNWRKYIWVFILIPQIIPAQFYFFGRNKVQYEKFNWKILKTEHFNIYYYDDFGELAEIGAKFAEEAFDEHKVKFNHYVLNKIPLIFYNTHTHFQQTNTIPGFLPEGIGGFFEFMKGRVVIPYLGNLAQFKHVIRHELVHVFMTNKVYNVLNDHRITTDRVPPLWFTEGLAEFWSSDWDTQGEMVMRDVVLNGNFVPLSELDYLGGYLVYKEGQDFLHFVSKNYGEDKILSLMENIWRFNKFSDDLEFTLGEKISEIDAKWIYETRQRYFPLYKENYPHFIKSKKITNSGFNFGPRFLQRGDKKEIYFIGNHSGYTSLMKMNYVADTTEFAEPEVLIQGEKDAIFEAFHLLENTIAVSSTGLISFVTKSQATDVLHIYSIDEKEIINTLRFDGLIRIKAPSFSANGNLLVFSATDTKGFSDLYIYDFPEKHLTRITDDYYEDIDPTFNKDASKIIFSSDRTDGIFKQKYNLFEYDISSKEISYITNVNANISTPHFSPDYKELYFTCDYNGTYNIWKIPYGEKKAQGMIQVTNFLTSVYDFSFVDSHTMITSAFENFSFQFYSLDLNNTTVGKYASFAFDDIGSKWTVDRINIASETDRLKYDKEYTLDYAVSQLITDPVYGTRGGALLTLSDMLGDDRYIFYISNSAEIQSEILENFNIAISRVNLKDRSNYGYGLFNYSGRRYDIRESDEFFYEHVYGGYISLYYPFSSFDRLETELDIANSTKDLEANLITRKSLLVTNTLSYVHDNSIWAFTGPIDGSRFRLLLGYTSDVKFSNVNFYSFIVDYRKYFRLGLRSSVAARAALFINNGKEARRYFAGGSWDLRGWNRWSIRGEKLWLTSIELRFPLIDQFSINFPLFGLSLFQIRGAAFFDAGSAWDTKYKETLGSIGAGIRINFFNAIALRYDIGKKIENDFSQFQAGLFYQFFFGWDF, encoded by the coding sequence TTGATAAAAAATTGGCGGAAATATATTTGGGTATTTATTCTTATACCTCAAATTATTCCCGCCCAGTTTTACTTCTTCGGTCGCAATAAAGTTCAATATGAAAAATTTAACTGGAAGATTCTAAAAACCGAGCATTTTAATATTTACTATTACGATGATTTCGGTGAGCTCGCTGAAATTGGAGCTAAGTTTGCAGAAGAAGCATTCGATGAACACAAGGTTAAATTCAATCATTATGTTTTAAACAAAATCCCACTCATTTTTTATAATACACATACTCATTTCCAGCAGACAAATACAATTCCCGGTTTCTTACCCGAAGGGATCGGCGGTTTTTTTGAATTTATGAAGGGAAGAGTTGTAATACCATATCTCGGAAATCTTGCCCAATTCAAACATGTTATACGCCATGAGCTGGTACATGTTTTTATGACTAACAAGGTTTATAATGTTCTTAATGATCATAGAATTACAACCGACCGAGTACCGCCCCTATGGTTCACTGAAGGGCTTGCCGAATTTTGGTCAAGCGATTGGGACACGCAAGGCGAAATGGTGATGCGAGATGTTGTGCTTAATGGAAATTTTGTTCCTTTATCTGAGCTTGACTATTTAGGAGGATATTTAGTTTATAAAGAAGGTCAAGATTTTTTACACTTTGTAAGCAAAAATTACGGAGAAGATAAAATTCTTTCTCTTATGGAAAATATCTGGCGGTTCAATAAATTTTCTGATGATCTTGAATTTACGCTCGGTGAAAAGATCTCTGAAATAGATGCTAAATGGATTTACGAAACACGTCAAAGATATTTTCCTCTATATAAAGAGAACTATCCACATTTTATTAAATCAAAAAAAATCACAAATTCCGGTTTCAACTTTGGTCCAAGATTTCTTCAGCGAGGCGATAAAAAAGAGATCTATTTCATTGGGAATCACAGCGGTTACACTTCATTGATGAAAATGAATTACGTTGCAGATACAACCGAATTTGCTGAACCGGAAGTATTGATCCAAGGTGAGAAGGATGCAATTTTTGAAGCATTCCATCTTTTAGAAAACACAATTGCAGTTTCTTCCACCGGACTAATTTCATTTGTAACTAAAAGTCAGGCGACGGATGTTCTTCATATTTATTCGATAGATGAAAAAGAAATTATTAACACTTTGAGGTTTGATGGATTAATTAGAATTAAAGCACCAAGTTTTTCTGCAAATGGTAATCTTCTTGTTTTCTCGGCTACCGATACAAAAGGGTTTAGTGATTTATACATTTATGATTTTCCAGAAAAACATCTTACACGAATTACCGACGATTATTACGAGGATATTGATCCAACTTTCAATAAGGATGCAAGCAAAATTATTTTTTCTTCTGACCGTACCGACGGCATCTTCAAACAAAAGTACAATCTTTTTGAGTACGATATTTCATCAAAAGAAATATCGTATATAACAAATGTGAACGCGAATATCTCCACACCGCATTTTTCACCCGATTACAAAGAACTTTATTTCACTTGTGATTATAACGGCACTTATAATATCTGGAAAATTCCGTACGGAGAGAAGAAAGCTCAAGGTATGATTCAAGTGACCAATTTTTTAACTAGCGTTTATGATTTTTCATTTGTTGATTCACATACTATGATAACCTCGGCATTCGAAAATTTTTCGTTTCAATTCTACTCGCTTGATTTAAACAATACTACAGTTGGAAAATATGCTTCATTTGCTTTCGATGATATTGGCTCCAAATGGACAGTCGACAGAATTAACATTGCATCCGAAACAGATCGTCTGAAGTACGATAAAGAATACACATTGGATTATGCAGTAAGTCAGTTGATAACCGATCCCGTCTATGGAACACGCGGTGGTGCACTATTAACCTTGAGTGATATGCTTGGTGATGATAGATATATTTTTTACATCTCGAACTCGGCAGAAATTCAGAGTGAAATCTTAGAGAACTTCAATATTGCCATTTCGCGTGTTAACCTTAAAGATAGATCGAATTACGGTTACGGATTATTTAATTATTCCGGTCGGCGATATGACATCAGAGAGTCCGATGAATTCTTTTATGAACATGTTTACGGCGGTTACATTTCTCTCTATTATCCTTTCTCTTCATTTGATAGGTTGGAAACCGAACTTGATATTGCTAATTCCACTAAAGATCTTGAGGCAAATTTAATTACTAGAAAATCTTTGTTAGTTACCAATACGCTTTCATATGTTCATGATAATTCGATATGGGCTTTTACAGGTCCTATCGATGGTTCACGTTTCAGACTTCTACTAGGATATACAAGCGATGTAAAATTCAGCAATGTAAATTTTTATTCGTTCATTGTAGATTACAGAAAATATTTCCGCCTTGGACTTCGCAGCAGTGTTGCAGCACGGGCTGCACTATTTATTAATAATGGAAAAGAAGCAAGGAGATATTTTGCCGGCGGAAGTTGGGATTTACGCGGATGGAACCGCTGGTCAATCCGCGGTGAAAAATTGTGGTTGACTTCAATTGAACTGCGCTTTCCGTTGATAGACCAGTTCTCGATTAATTTTCCATTATTCGGTCTCTCATTATTCCAGATAAGGGGAGCGGCGTTTTTTGATGCTGGTTCTGCATGGGACACTAAATACAAAGAAACATTAGGAAGTATAGGGGCTGGGATTCGTATTAATTTTTTCAATGCGATTGCTCTACGCTATGATATCGGCAAAAAAATTGAAAATGATTTTTCGCAATTTCAAGCCGGATTGTTTTATCAATTTTTCTTCGGATGGGATTTTTGA